TTCTTGCAGGCTAAGGCGTCCGGTCTGAAATTTATAATCCTGTAATTCCTGTTCTTTTTGCAGACGTTTCTTTATTTCGTCTTCGGTTATTTTAGTCTTTTGTTGCTCGGTTGTTTTAAAGGCCGGAATGCTTTTTTGATCGATTTCGCTTTGTTTTTGAACATATTGGGCATGGATGGACGTGATATTGCGGTCGCGTTCGCGCGTAATGGCTTTTAGGCGTTCTGCGGTTTGTTGACCGGAGTTTAACGCGGCATCGGCAACCTGTTTTAAGCCCTGTTTAATGCCTTCAACGTCTAATTTAAAGGCGGAACTTAATATTTTACCAATCCCGCCAAAGTAATTTTTTACAAAATCAATGTAGCCTTTAATAAGCTCTTTACCGTAATTGACGAACCATTTTAAATATTCGAAGGCGACTTTTAATTTTTCCTGAAACCCGCCTAAATTGGTAGCCCAGGCGGTGTAAAGAAGCGTGGCCGCGGTAATAATTAAACCAAGCCAGCCCATGGCGCTTTTAATGGAAACACCCAATATTTTAAATGAAGTGTTCCACGCATTAAACATAGGGATTAATTTAAAACCTATAACGCTTAACCCCGCCGCAACCGTAATAAATTGCAAGACGCCGTCATTTAAGTTGTTGAAAAATGTAAGCGCTTTGTTGCCAATTTCTAACAAAGGCACATAGGCTTTATTTATCAGTCGCCCAAATTTAGCCCGTAATTCTTCAATATTAGCCGCGGTCGCAGCCTGCTTTCCGGCGTTTGATTCTAAAAAATCGCCATACGCGCCCTGTACCTTGCCGCCGTATTCCATTACCGCGTTTAGCAATGCCTGCGCCTTTTGCTGATCCGTCAGCTTCCCGGCCGTCGTCCCGATTTGTCGGGCATACTCGGCGTAAATGGCGGAAGGATTTTTCTGGAATAGTTTGTCAGTCCCTTCATCTATGCCTAGTATGGCCTGATTAATGGCCGTTAAAGCCTGTTCTGCGTCTAATCCTTGAGCTGCGGCCAAATCCAACAGTCTGCCCATGGCCGCACTTGTTTGGGAAACATCCCCGGCTTTTTGCCCTAATTTAGTCAGGGCAATGGTCATTTCGTTAGCCTGAATGGTGTTTAACTTATAGGCCTCTTTAGCTTTATTGGCGGTTATGTTTAATTGATCTAAATCAGCACCGGTCAGTTTAGCGGTTGCAGCTAATTTCATATTCGATTGCTCGAAATCATTGGCCGCATTAATCAAATCGCCAAGCGGAGCTAAAAGGCGTTTATACCCTTCGATGGTGAAAAATACTTTTTCGCCGAATTCAGCCACACGCTGAAAGGCTGTTTTCATCTGATTTATTTTTTGCGTGGATTTTTCTACAACGTTATTTACCGCTTTGCCAAAATTTTTTATTTTGACTTCGCCAGTGGCGCTGTCGATCTCAATTTTTAATCTAATTTCAGTTTCTGCCATTTTTAACCTTTTTGGCTATTTTTCCATTCAATCCAATTATGAATGCCCAGCCAATAAATAAGCTCCTCATAAGAATATAGACGCTCGATGGCGTCTATTTTTTCCAGGTCGCCGTTGCAAACGTTAAAAAGCAAAATATCAAGCGCATGCTCGCGCCCAATCTTGGAAACTTCGTGATAGGTTTTTATGCCAAAACGCCGGATAATTTCATCAATCCGTCGATGGCTGGCTTGTTCAATAAAAAAAGGGCTTCACCCAAATTGACCGCGTCATTCAAATCAATTTCATTCCATTTAATCTTTTGCGCCTTGGGCTGATCGGCAAAAAGGATGTAGCCAAGATGTTCCAATTTGCCGTTTTCAATTACAAAATCCATAAAAGCGCTTAGATTAAATTCATTTTGACCGGCATTTTTGAAGCCTTTAAACAATTTTAAAAGCTCTTTTAATTGGCGAATTTTAAGCGGTTTTAGAGTTAGTTTTACGCCCTGGATAACAACGGTTTTTTGCTGAAGGTTCTCCATTTTACTTTGATTTTCATTTTTAATTTCGCTTTGCGTTTTATTTTTATCCGATTTTTTAACTTGTTTTTTACTCATTTTAATACTCCTTAAAATTACTTAATTTACCGATTTCCAATTGTGCATTGTCCAAAAGCGCGTCAAAAGCATATTGACCGCCTTTGTTATGAATGATAAAGGTTAATTCAATCGCTAATTCCGTAACGTTTAAAGTTTTTGTAAAACTAATACGCTTTTGTTCGCCGCTATTAAAACTAAAAATTTCATAATCGAATGTAATAAACGAACCGTCTTCGCGTCGCGTATAGCATCCCAGGCATAAATTGCCGTTTCCCGTTATAACATCCGGATCGAATTTAACATAAACCGACGCGCTTACTTTTAACCTCCCTATAAAGGGCGCCTTAGCGCGATATTGAATATTTTGGTCGGAACCGGTGGTATAGTAGATATATTGAGCATTTCCGCCGCCGGACAAAAAAGACGTCCGAATTTCAACACTATTAACGCTGGCGCTCTTTACCCATCCGTCCGCCAGACCGTCGCTATTGGAATCGTTTTCAAATTTGCCGTCCGGATGCAATAAATTAACCTGCTGCGCAACCAAATCGGCGCTGCCTGAACCGGCAATGGTTAATCGGTGCGGCTTAGAACTAAAAGAGCGCTCGGTAAAATAGAATAAAAAAATATCGCTAAGCGTCAATACAGAATCCAGGCCAACCAGGTAAACGGTTTGTTTAGTCGTGTTGCGCGCCGCCAGGTTATTTAAAATATTTTCATTGAATTGAATAACGTTGGCGTTAAAATCAAAACTCTTTTCAATAAGCAAGGTTTGATTCTCAATGCTTTTAACTTTTTTCGGCTTTTCTTTAATGCGCGCTTCGCACCAGCCAAGATGCAAATAACCATTAGTCGCATCGTACAAAGTAATTTGCGCAGGTCCGGAAAATATATCTAAATCCGTAGCCATTATTTTTTACGCTCCAGCTTTAAAATGCCCAGTTGTTTATAACTACCGTCGTTTAATACGAATTGCACAAAGCCCAGTTTAGTATTCGAATCAAGCAAATTCATACAAATCGATTTATAACCGATCCCGGCATATTGTTCGCTTTCTGGAATGATATCATTGCGGTATTGATACCATTTTTCGCCATAATCATAAGATCGAATTTGATAGAAAAACGGATAACCGCTTTTACCTTTAGGCGAAATAAAAATATCCACATAACCGCTTTTGCGGGCTAATAGCGCCGAAGTAAATCCTGTTAAAATGCCATCGATCATAAAAAAGTTGGTAATATCTTTTTGCGTTTTTATGCCGTTTTTATAATGCACAAAAATCGCATGACGATTATCATAATTCCCGTTCTCATAATACAGTATCTGATAAAGTAAAAACGGCGTCCCGTCATCGTCAATTGCCACTGCTATCGGAGAAAAGTAATCATTGTTGGTTGTATCAATGCTTCCGTCAACCAAAAAATAGGTTTCAGATTCAGCTGGCGTAATACTGCCATTAGTGACTACATTTTTACTAAACGTGCGCTCGGAATTATACCAGGTTTCGCCGTCCTCTGTTTGATAATAGTATATCCTCTTGTTTTTTCCGGCTGATCCATTACGGACAATAACCATCATGCCCAGATATTTATTATTAGAGCCGCTGACGATGTAATAATTTATCGGATCGGTTATTCCCACAATGCCGGTAATTTCATCCACAATTTTAAACGGGCTGCCCCAGGTCTGTCCGCCGTCGGAGCTAAACATTCCGCAATTATGGTAATCGCTGCCTACGCCGGGCTCGCCGCGCCATAAAAGCATAATTTTACCGTTGGGGAATTTAAAAAGGTTTGGATAGCCCATAAAAAAGCCCTGGGCATAGCCATCAAAAACGGTGGCAAAGTTATTGTAATCTTCCGGACTAGTCGATCGTTTTACAATGATTCCTCTGTTGTGACTGGTGCTAACATTATCATAAGCGTAAAGAATATAGCCGTCGTCGCTCAGCATTATAGGCGCAATATGGTGGTTATCGCTGCCCGAAACGCCTGGCGCAAGCAGGTCTTTTTTTGCCGAATAGGTTTTGGTTAATAAATCGTAATACCACATATAATTAGTTTGAACGCCGCTAACATTAACTTGCGCAATGAACCACACTTTATTGTTGTAATAGTAATTTTTGCTGCGCTCATAAACATTGACCGGATAATAAGAACTGTTCACAACGATCTTATCGTATTTTACCTTTATGTCATAATCGTTGTAACCGAAAATGCAAAAATTTTCTTCCTTTAAAACCGCGTTCGAAACCTGAATAGTAAGAATGTGGAGCTCATCGCCAAAACCACGCTTTACCGAATAGCCGGAAACCATCGCTTTATCAAAATACCAGCGTTCGTCTTCAACGTCGCTAATTATTTTTACAATGATGGCAATTTTGGTATTAAGCTGATTTTTAACCTGCTTTAAAATATCCAGCGTTTGCGAATGGTCGGCCTGCGCCAGATTAATGGTTAATTTAGCGTTAATAAATAGCTGCCGTTCCTGACCGTCGCCAAACTGATATTTTTTCGGCTCCAGCGTTATTTCTGCGCCGCCGCTTTCATTGGCTAAAATATCAATATCAAAATCAACCCCTAAATCGGGATTATGGATATTGATTTTCCTGATTTGCTGAATGTAAATCTTTTCCAGATTCATTTTAAACCACGGTTACAAAGTCGTCCTCGTCAAGAACTTTTTTCTGCATGGTAATGGTTAAAATGTGCGGCTCATCGCCAAAACCGCGTTTAACCGAATACTGGGCCAGGGCCGGGCCAATGGTGTAAGTTTTGTTGTCAATGCCCGTAATTTTGATTTGCGTTTGATCAGTATCTTTGCCGCTGGACGCCAGCGTAAGTTTTGTGGAATCGGTTTCCGCAATTTCAATGGTCGCTTTCGCCAGACCAAAAAGCTGTTTTGCCTGTCCGTCCGCTAATTCGTAAGATTTAGGTTCAAAAGTGATTTCGGCGTTGCCATTGCCGATCGCGCCCAGATCGCTCCAGGTGATTCCGCCATCGGTGGTAATTTCAACTTTTTGAATGGGACCGGAATAAATTTTGGTTACATCCATCTTATGGCTCCTATTTTATTAACTTAAATACCGTTAACAATAAGGCAAACATCGAAATGATGATTGCGAATATTTTAAAAGGCAACGCATTTAATTTGTTTAATACGTTGTCGATTTTACTTTCAAAAGAGCTTTGTTTTTCTTTAATGGCTTCAATGCGCTCCGCCAATGCTGAATATCCGTGATAAGCCGACGTTGAAATGGCTCTTACTTCCGTCACTTCTTTTTTTAACGCCTCAACATCCAGCTTCGTTTTATCCAGGCTTTTGCCAATGCCATCGATTTTTTGTTCTAATTTTTCAATCTTTTTTTCCATTGCCGCTGCTCTTGATTATGGCCGCTAAGGTTTCTTTCATCTCTACCACCGAATCTATGAAAAACTGCTCCCGACTCATCATTTTTCGTTCTAACTTTTTTTGCTGCTTGATGACGTCCTTCATCATTTCTTTCAGATCGTGCACATCGTCAATTAAATACTTGATCTGCGTTTTTAACAATGTTTGTTCCTGTCCTAAATCTTTGATGTCTTCTTTAAGTTCGGTATTGGTGCACATAATTAAACATCCGTTATTCGATCTAAAATTCGAACGTTGCCGCTTTCTAAAACATAAAATTCGCCGCTGGCTAACGCCCAGGTTATTTCGTAAAAATAAATGCCGGGCGTTAATTTCGTTTCTTCATCGGTTAGCGTAAAGAGCGCCTGGCCGTTTACGCCGTTGGTAGCCACATCGGCCGTTTTGTTAATTTTCGCATTAGCGTCCGTGTCTTCTTTTTTTTCTTTTATCAAAAGCCGCACCGTGTCGTTGGTGATATCCGGCGCCTGGCCATTGTAGGTGATGTTCACCTGAAACTTTTTGGTTTCGCCTTCATAAAATTGCGTCAGCATTCCACCACCTCGCAATCGATCACGTCTTCAACGATTTCCACATTGATAACATCTTCCCGGATGTTCACATCGAGTTTTTCGGCTACCGGAAGCGGTACAGGTTGCAGGGCGATCTGGAATTGTTTCTTTTCATATACCTGATGAATTGCTTCGTAATCCATATAGCCGGATTTTGTTATTTTTATTTTAAACGGATTTTGATCGATATTTTTTGAATAAAGCCCGTTACCGGCCTCATCGTTTGGATCGTGTTCCGTTTTATAGCTTAAAATCTCAGCTTTAACATAACCGTTTAAATCGGTGTAACCGGCAAAAACCACATTTTCTTCTTTATCAAAAATTTCAATTTTTGCGTTTTCTATTTTTCCGTCCTGTTTATTCTCAATAAAAAACTCTAATTCATAATAAAAAAAGGCGCGCACTCTTACCTCATTTGACCATGTTTCAGGCCCTTTCATGTAAGATAGGATTAAACCATCTGGTCGGTCGCATTTACAATTTTTACAGATAGCGTCAAAATAATAATTATAGGTTTGATTTTTTACATAGTTTTCGCTCGTAAAGTCAATATCGTAATTTTTACTACCGTAATTTTCAAAAGTTAAATCCGTAAAATAAACCTTTTGAGGATTACTGGGTACGTGAAATTGATCTCCTCTATTACTTATTGTAATTCTTACAAAGCTTTTGATCAAACGAATATTTTCTAAAAATGAACCGGATGGCGGATATCGAAAATTTAAAAAGTCAGAATCATATATCACCTGATTTTTTAATGAATTATAACTGGTTAAGCTCATGCCTTCAAAATAACTAATATTTTCACGGAACGGTTTAAAATCTTTTATTTCACTGTTGTTCGTAAACAAATTTTGTAAAGTTAAAGCAGTTCCATTAACCAATAATTGCGATTGAATATAATTGGCATGTGCATCGTGCCATTGCCTGCCCACGGAATCGCATATCAATTTTGAATTTTCGAATCGCAAATTTTTTGCATCGCGATTGGCGCCAAAAATTTGAATGATTGTTTTACCTTTTATCTCCAGATTACCGTTGCCAAAAAATGTTCCCCCAAGCATTACCAAAAAAAGACTATCCCAGAAGGCTAAATCTTTAGCGCTTGAATTTAAAATAGCATTAATCAAATCGTTCCAATCATAAACCAAACCGTCGTCCGGAATTTCGATGCCGAACTTACCTTGATTTAAAGGAAATTTAAAATTCTGCTCTATATCCGGATAATTCCACAATCCCCATCCTAATTCAGGATGCCCGAAACGAATATCATTATAATTTGAACCGCCCTCAATAGCAGCGTCGTGCAAATCGGCTTTTAAAATATCTCTATTCGTACCGCCAAAGCCAATTTGATAGAATGCAGCCGTCCATTTATTTACATTCCTACGCCATGTTCCATCGGCATTTTTTAAACTTTGCGTATCCCATTTTAATATTATGCCTTGAATGGTTGAATCAGGGAAATTCCCCCAATTTACGTTAATTGTTCGCTCGGTAGCCGTTGTTGTAATAAATACTTCATCAGCCGCCGGGCTAACTATACTGCCATAATATCCGCCGTAACGGGTAAAAAAACCGGTAAAGTAATAAGTCGTATTCGGCTCCAAGTCTCCGCCGCTTTTTAAAGATAAAGTTAAAGTCGGTTTTGGATATGTATGTATGATGATAGCCATTTCTCTTTACTCATTATGCCTTACACATAACCTAATTATATTTTCCCCTTCATCTTCTCAAACACCCGCCCCCCAAACCAGAAGCCCATGACAATGCTTACCCACATATTAAGCGCCGGCGGCATATCCTGCGTTATCCATCCAAACGCCTGCCCGATTATCCATCCGGCGCCGATAAGCCCAAAAACCCAGGTAAAAAACGGCCTGATGAGCGTGCGCATCCATAAAATCGCTTTTGGAATTTCCGTTGCCCGGCCTTCGTATTCCAGAATGAATTTCTGAACCAGATCGCGTTCTTTTACCGCCAATTCCAAAAACGTTTGATTAAACTGCGCTTTAATCTGTTGCGCTTTGCTTTTATTCGGCACCAACCGGTCAAAAACCTTATCCGCTATTTTTAAAATATCGCCAATCACCTTAATCTTTCATCTTTAATCTTTTAAATTACAATAATAATCGCCATAATAACTGCCCCGGCAATATCGCCCAGGGCATCTAAAAAAAACCGTTTTTTACTGCCGTAAATCTTTTCCACGTCATCTTTAAAATATTCGAATATTTCCCACAAAATAGCGCTAAGCAAAACAATATCCACGGCTATTTGTCCGTTTTTAAAAATAGCCAGCGCCAATTTTGCCAAAATTCCGCCGCCTAAAATATGAAACCACAACCATTTATTCCGGTAAACC
This sequence is a window from Caldithrix abyssi DSM 13497. Protein-coding genes within it:
- a CDS encoding BNR-4 repeat-containing protein, translating into MNLEKIYIQQIRKINIHNPDLGVDFDIDILANESGGAEITLEPKKYQFGDGQERQLFINAKLTINLAQADHSQTLDILKQVKNQLNTKIAIIVKIISDVEDERWYFDKAMVSGYSVKRGFGDELHILTIQVSNAVLKEENFCIFGYNDYDIKVKYDKIVVNSSYYPVNVYERSKNYYYNNKVWFIAQVNVSGVQTNYMWYYDLLTKTYSAKKDLLAPGVSGSDNHHIAPIMLSDDGYILYAYDNVSTSHNRGIIVKRSTSPEDYNNFATVFDGYAQGFFMGYPNLFKFPNGKIMLLWRGEPGVGSDYHNCGMFSSDGGQTWGSPFKIVDEITGIVGITDPINYYIVSGSNNKYLGMMVIVRNGSAGKNKRIYYYQTEDGETWYNSERTFSKNVVTNGSITPAESETYFLVDGSIDTTNNDYFSPIAVAIDDDGTPFLLYQILYYENGNYDNRHAIFVHYKNGIKTQKDITNFFMIDGILTGFTSALLARKSGYVDIFISPKGKSGYPFFYQIRSYDYGEKWYQYRNDIIPESEQYAGIGYKSICMNLLDSNTKLGFVQFVLNDGSYKQLGILKLERKK